The following coding sequences are from one Rathayibacter sp. SW19 window:
- a CDS encoding TetR/AcrR family transcriptional regulator C-terminal domain-containing protein, producing the protein MANLQSFGAANPRPSRHTRADVVAAALQILDDYGLPDLTMRRLAATLEVQPSALYWHVPNKQTLLALISDEIVASRVVAEAIGAGGAAGEAGSANATNVAYAAAPVDSMAAWKRATRAEAAALRDALLSYRDGAEVVSSSLALGLGGLNASQRLADAIARGGFDPTVTEMSAAALLHFILGHVSHEQQRLQADSLGVVSAEHAASVDDVAVAAGGHPARLNVRDSFDFGVTLLLDGLELLEPSSSGAASMTTRPR; encoded by the coding sequence ATGGCAAATCTGCAGAGTTTCGGCGCCGCGAATCCGCGCCCATCGCGACATACGCGAGCGGATGTGGTCGCCGCAGCGTTGCAGATCTTGGACGATTACGGGCTGCCTGATCTCACGATGCGGCGCCTGGCCGCCACCCTCGAAGTGCAACCGAGCGCCCTGTACTGGCACGTGCCCAACAAGCAAACGCTGCTGGCGCTGATCTCGGACGAGATCGTGGCGAGTCGGGTCGTGGCAGAGGCTATCGGGGCTGGCGGGGCGGCGGGCGAGGCGGGTAGCGCCAATGCGACCAATGTTGCTTATGCTGCCGCCCCTGTCGACTCTATGGCCGCCTGGAAGCGTGCGACCCGCGCCGAGGCGGCTGCACTGCGGGACGCTTTGCTGTCCTACCGCGACGGCGCCGAGGTTGTCTCCAGTTCGCTGGCGCTCGGGCTAGGCGGCTTGAACGCCTCCCAACGACTGGCGGATGCGATTGCTCGCGGCGGCTTCGACCCGACCGTCACCGAGATGTCCGCCGCCGCACTTCTGCACTTCATCCTCGGTCACGTTTCACATGAACAGCAGCGACTGCAAGCGGACAGCCTTGGTGTGGTCAGCGCCGAGCACGCGGCATCCGTTGACGATGTTGCGGTCGCTGCGGGCGGGCATCCGGCTCGTCTGAACGTGCGTGATTCGTTCGATTTCGGCGTCACACTGCTGCTCGACGGGCTTGAATTGCTTGAACCGTCGAGCTCGGGGGCAGCGTCAATGACAACAAGGCCCCGATAG